A stretch of DNA from Synechococcus sp. PROS-9-1:
CCCTGATTCGGCATCCAGTTGGCTGCCCTGGAGGCGACGCAAACAAAGAGTGAGACCTGGAAGCCCCGCATCAGCAATGAGCAGGTTCGATCCGGCTCCAATCACTCGGGTCCTCAGACCTTCCGTTTGGGCCCATTGGAGAAGCGATAGACATTGCTCAGCATCATTGGGTTCGGCCAACCATTGAGCTGGACCTCCCACACGCCAAGTGGTGTAGTTGGCAAGGGACACCTGCTGTTGGAGGACCCCAGACTCGAGAAGGGCATTCAGGCCGCGATCGCTGGTGAACATGACGCCTCTCCTCCAATTCTTTCCTCTGACAGGCGTTCCCAGAGACTGTTCACATCACCAGCACCCATCGCCAGAATCAAGTCATCAGGCCGACTGTGTTGTTTCACCAGACCTGTGAGCTCTTGCATCGTGCTAGCCACAAAGACGGGCTGATTGGGATCAATCAGCCGAATGGAGCGAGCCAGAAGCTCACTATTGATCCCTTCGATCGGTTGTTCACCGGCGCCATAAATCGGAGCAAGAATGAGGGCGTCAGCGGACAAAAGTGCTTGGGCAAAGGCGTTGAGAAATTCTTGTGTCCGGCTATAGCGGTGCGGTTGGAAAACAGCGACAAGGCGTTGGGGTGTGCGGGGTAAGGGGCTTCGGCCGCTTTGCACCATCAGCTGGGCCATGGTCAACGTCGCTTGGACTTCGCTGGGGTGATGGGCATAGTCATCAACCACTTGTCGGTCTTGCCACTCCCCCCGGAAATCAAAGCGTCGACCTGGCGAACGCAGTTCAGTCAAGGCCGATAGAAGAGCATCTAAGGGAACACCTTCCATGCGGCAAGCCGCTATAGCGGCCACAACGTTGCTGAGGTTGTGCAGTCCAGGCAGGGGAAGGGTGATGCGACCAACCTGTCGCCCCTGCTCGTAATAGTTGGCAATGGTGCGATCTCCATCGAGTTGCACAGGCAAAGCGGCGTAATCCGCTGTCTCGAAGTGTTGAACAGACCAACAGGCATCGGCTTGAAAGTGTTCTTTGAGAATCGGATCGTCTTGATTGATGAGCAGGCGTTCACAGCCGCGGCCAAAGGTTTTCATCGTCTCGATCAAATCGTCGAGATTGCGGTAGTGGTCCGTGTGGTCCAGTTCGAGATTGGTGATGATCCCCAGACTGGCCTTGAATTTCACCAGCGATCCATCGGATTCATCTGCCTCAGCGACAAGCAGACGACCGCTGCCTGTATGACCGTTGCTGCCGTAACAGGGGACAACACCACCAATCACAGCTGTTGGATCTTCGCCAACCGTCGCGAGGAGTGTGGTCACCACAGTGCTTGTGGTGGTTTTCCCATGGCTACCAGCAACAGCGATTGCGGGTTGTTGTTCGATCAACCAGGCCAAAAGGTCGGAGCGATGCCAAATCGTTAAATCCAAGCGCCGCGCTTCGATCAGCTCAGGATTGGTGTCAGGAATGGCCGTGCTGACCACCACCAAGGGCGCCTCGATGCCGCGCACTCCGAGCTGGGCAAAATTGTTGGAGAGCTGGCTTTCGAATAAGACGAGTGCTTTGCTCTCAAGCGCCTGCATCGCAGGTGTGAGTTTGCGATCGGATCCGCTGACGGAATGGCCTCGTTCCGCGAGGATTAGAGCCAGGGCCGACATGCCGATTCCGCCCATCCCAATGAAGTGAATGTGCTTCTGGGGCTGGATCGAATCGGCCAAGGGGAGTCGACGTGAGGACCAACGATAATCCAGCTTTTCCTTGTGGCCAACTGCTTGAAGCTCATTCCATCTAATTTTTCGGCAGATCGATTACAGGAAAATCCCAATAAATCCTGTATAATCTTGCACCCAAACCCTTTACGCGGTAAGACCGCTTATCTCTGCCATGACCCTGCGCGTTGCCATCAATGGATTCGGCCGAATTGGTCGCAATGTGCTGCGGGGTTGGATCAGCCGAGGGGCGAATACAGATCTTGAAATCGTGGGGATGAATTCCACGTCTGATCCAAAGACCAGCGCTCACCTGCTGACCTACGACTCGATTTTGGGTCGTCTGGATCCGTCAGTGGACATCCAAACCACGGATGACACGATGATCATCAACGGCAAGGAAATCAAATTCTTCGCCGATCGCAATCCTCTCAACTGCCCTTGGAAGGATTGGGGTGTTGATCTGGTGATCGAATCAACCGGTGTGTTTAACACCGATGAGAAGGCCAGCATGCATATTCAGGCTGGTGCCAAGAAAGTCATTCTCACTGCTCCTGGAAAGGGCGCTGGCGTTGGCACCTTTGTGGTCGGTGTAAACGCAGACCAGTACCGCCACGAAGATTGGGACATCCTCAGCAACGCCAGTTGCACCACCAACTGCCTGGCGCCAATTGTCAAAGTTCTGGATCAGAACTTCGGCATGGAATGGGGTTTGATGACCACCATTCA
This window harbors:
- the murC gene encoding UDP-N-acetylmuramate--L-alanine ligase; its protein translation is MADSIQPQKHIHFIGMGGIGMSALALILAERGHSVSGSDRKLTPAMQALESKALVLFESQLSNNFAQLGVRGIEAPLVVVSTAIPDTNPELIEARRLDLTIWHRSDLLAWLIEQQPAIAVAGSHGKTTTSTVVTTLLATVGEDPTAVIGGVVPCYGSNGHTGSGRLLVAEADESDGSLVKFKASLGIITNLELDHTDHYRNLDDLIETMKTFGRGCERLLINQDDPILKEHFQADACWSVQHFETADYAALPVQLDGDRTIANYYEQGRQVGRITLPLPGLHNLSNVVAAIAACRMEGVPLDALLSALTELRSPGRRFDFRGEWQDRQVVDDYAHHPSEVQATLTMAQLMVQSGRSPLPRTPQRLVAVFQPHRYSRTQEFLNAFAQALLSADALILAPIYGAGEQPIEGINSELLARSIRLIDPNQPVFVASTMQELTGLVKQHSRPDDLILAMGAGDVNSLWERLSEERIGGEASCSPAIAA
- the gap gene encoding type I glyceraldehyde-3-phosphate dehydrogenase gives rise to the protein MTLRVAINGFGRIGRNVLRGWISRGANTDLEIVGMNSTSDPKTSAHLLTYDSILGRLDPSVDIQTTDDTMIINGKEIKFFADRNPLNCPWKDWGVDLVIESTGVFNTDEKASMHIQAGAKKVILTAPGKGAGVGTFVVGVNADQYRHEDWDILSNASCTTNCLAPIVKVLDQNFGMEWGLMTTIHSYTGDQRILDNSHRDLRRARAAALNMVPTTTGAAKAVALVYPEVKGRLTGFAMRVPTPNVSAVDLTFGTSKGPSVEDVKAVMKEASENGMKGIIKYSDLPLVSTDFAGTNESTIFDADLTYAMGDKAVKILAWYDNEWGYSQRVVDLAEVVAKGWK